GGAGCCTTTCAGAAATTGCCGGAGGTCAAAACTACAGCCTTTGATATATACGAATGAGAGGCGGCATATTTCCGGGTGAAGAGGAATTTAAAGCGCAGGCCCTTGAAATCCGGGATGGTTTTCAAAAAACCGGTGGCCGGACGGTCGGTTTCCGTCTTCTAAAGACCGTTCAGGCGGTCCTCTATATGTTCGTAGGCGTCGCGGATCAAAACCCAGGTGCGGGTGGTGGACATGCCAAGCTTCTGGGCCACTTCGCTTATGGTCAGCCCCCCCATGCGGTGCAGCTGGAAGGCCTCGCGCACCCGGCGCGGCAGCTCCGCCAGGGCCTGCTCCACCAGCTGCAGCCGCTGGCGGTCGTAAACGATGGTTTCCGCGGATGGTGACGGATCGATGATGGCATCGAAGGCATTTTGCGGCAGATCGACACGGAGCAGGCTGCGCTCGCGGCGATAGTGGTCGATGCTGAGATTGCGCGCCACCGTATAAAGGTAGGATTTGGGATTGTGGGAAGCGGCGCTGGCCGGTGGCGGTGATGCCAGCACCTTCAAAAATGCATCCTGCGCCAGATCGGACGCTGTTTCGGAATCTATGCCTCTGCTGCGCAGGGATCTGACGATGCCTTTCGCATATAGCCGGAACAATTCCTGCAGATCCCAACTCAAGAGCCTTGCCTTCCGGTCATCGACACCCTGCCTGCCCGAAATCCCGGGCAGTCGGTCTGTCGAACAATGCAGTCGCCGGCCGATTATCTTTAATCGGTGCCGAATTCGAGACTATGCGAAGCGACGGCCTTGATTCTGCGGGATCGCCCCGCGCCTCCGATACCGTCGGCCATTGCTGATGCCGGTACCATGCGCGCGGGGCGACAGCAAAGCAAATATCATCCTTGCTATCGTTTTGTTCGGCGTTCCCATCGGTTGCTTCGGAAGTCGAAATCAATGGGAATGGGGCTTTGCCTCCTGCTCAGGCCGCATCCAGGGAGAGGGCGAGGTCGGCGATCAGATCGTCGGGATGTTCGATGCCGATGGACAGCCGGATGGTGGAATCGAGCACGCCGATGCGCTGGCGCACATCCGCCGGGACACCCGAATGTGTCATGGTTGCCGGATGGGAGGCGAGGGATTCCGTGCCGCCAAGGCTGACCGCGAGTTTGAATATGGTGAGGGCATTGAGGAATTTGAAAGACGCTGCCTGCCCGCCGGTTATGTCGAAGGAGAAGGTCGATCCCGCGCCGGTGCATTGATCTGCGAAGACCTTGCCAACCGGGGAGGCCGGATCGTTGAACGGCAGGTAGTGGATTTTCTCGACCTTGGGATGCGCCTTCAGGAATTCGGCCACCAGCTCCGCATTGCTGTTTGCCCGCTCCATCCGGATCTGCAGCGTCTCAAGCGACCGCCCCAGCATCCAGCAGGAATGCGGATCGAGCTGCGTGCCGATCGCCCCGCGCAGTGCCTTTACCTGCTTCATCACATCCTTGCGGCCAAGCGCTGCCCCGGCAATGAGGTCGGAGTGGCCGCCAACATATTTTGTCAGTGAATAGAGCGAGATGTCGGCGCCGTGCTCGATCGGCCGCTGGAAGACAGGGCCGAGAAGCGTGTTGTCGCAGGCGATGATAGGCCTGTGCCCCTGCTTCTGGCCGATCATGTCGG
This portion of the Agrobacterium tumefaciens genome encodes:
- a CDS encoding RNA polymerase sigma factor, which produces MSGRQGVDDRKARLLSWDLQELFRLYAKGIVRSLRSRGIDSETASDLAQDAFLKVLASPPPASAASHNPKSYLYTVARNLSIDHYRRERSLLRVDLPQNAFDAIIDPSPSAETIVYDRQRLQLVEQALAELPRRVREAFQLHRMGGLTISEVAQKLGMSTTRTWVLIRDAYEHIEDRLNGL
- a CDS encoding cystathionine gamma-synthase family protein; translation: MTAPHPSKTHIGNHALHPETQMLNYGYDPELSEGAVKPPVFLTSTFVFKSAEDGRDFFDYVSGRKEPPAGRGAGLVYSRFNHPNSEIVEDRLAVYERTESCALFSSGMSAISTTLFAFVRPGDTVLHSQPLYGGTETLLAKTFHNFGVSAVGFADGVSEASVVAAAEEAMAKGRVSVILIETPANPTNSIVDIPMISRVADMIGQKQGHRPIIACDNTLLGPVFQRPIEHGADISLYSLTKYVGGHSDLIAGAALGRKDVMKQVKALRGAIGTQLDPHSCWMLGRSLETLQIRMERANSNAELVAEFLKAHPKVEKIHYLPFNDPASPVGKVFADQCTGAGSTFSFDITGGQAASFKFLNALTIFKLAVSLGGTESLASHPATMTHSGVPADVRQRIGVLDSTIRLSIGIEHPDDLIADLALSLDAA